GTCCGCCCGCCCACCCGTTGCGTAGCGGGGCGGGCTGGGGTTTCAAGCTATTCGCCTCCGGCGCGGGCCCTTCCCTCGGAGAGAGATGCCGGAGTCTGTGGGCTGCTGGGGTGGTCGGGCGGGCTGGGGTCCGGGATGGTGAGGTTGCGGGGGCGTGCTCTCTCCTCGGTCGGTCCCCGGAGGCAATCAGGAACCTGCCGGGCGGTCAAGCGGCGGTGGTTTCCGTTGGTGGCGGATCTTGCATCGCGCCGCTTGACCGCCCGGCAGAACCCTGATCGGGCTTCGCCTGCCCGACCGAGGAGAGAGCACACCCCCTGAGGTCCGGTGCGAGCTGCGCTCGGGCCGAGTCCCATCCCGTGGCCCGGCCGCGCTCGATCCGGAAGAATCCTGCATCACCTTGATCCGACCGTCCCGATGCTCGATCCGCGCGAAGGCTTCGGTGCTCGGTCGCACCTGAAGTGAAATCCTGCACGGCGCTGGTACGTCGACCCCGAACCCAGACCTCGCGGCAGAACCCTGCACGCCGGCCGTGCTCGATCCGGAAGGATTCTGCATCGCCGTGATCCGGCCATCCCGGCTCTCGATCCGCGCGCAGGCGTCGGTGCTCCGGTCGTGCCTGCCGTCGAATTCTGCATCGCCCCGGTCGGATCCGCCCGGTGCTCACGCACTGCACGGGATCGCGCGGCCCGGTCGCACGCCGAGGGGAATTCCTGCACCGTTTTCAGCCGTACCCCTGACGCCATCTGACCAGCCACCCCGTCCACACTCCGTCACAAGCCCCGACAACCCCTGTACTCTTCCATGCTAGACGCCACCACCGACAAAAGCCGCGCATCCGGCTATTGCCGGAAAAGAAAAATATGGGAGATTTCCGGGCACTCGGGCGCGCTCCCCGGCGTTGAAAGAATAGCGAAGAAGAAGCGGCCCAGAACGGCGATGCAGGATTCTTCCGCATCGAGCGCGACCGGGCCACGGGCCGGGACTCGGCCCGAGCGCAGCTCGCACCACTCCCCCAGGGGGTGGGCTCTCTCCTCGGTCGGGCAGGCGAAGCCCGATCAGGGTTCTGCCGGGAGGTCAAGCGGCGCGCTGCAGGATTCACCACCAACGGAAACCTCCGCCGCTTGACCTCCCGGCAGGTTCCTGATTGCCTCCGGGGACCGACCGAGGAGAGAGCACACCCCCGCAACCCCACCATCCCAAACAACAGCCCGCCCCACCAACCACACCACCCCACAAACCCCGGCATCTCTCTCCGAGGGAAGGGCCCGCGCCGGAGGCGAGATCTTGAAACCGCAGCCAGCCGATCATCAACTCGCAGTAGTGCTCTGACCGCACTGGTTCGCCGATGCAACCCGGTGAACCTATGTGGTTGGCACGCTAGGCGGAGGGCGCCGGACCGTCTACGGCTTCCAGCGCGGCGGCGATCCGCCTTCGCGAGGTGATGCCCAGCTTGCGGAACACCTTGTTCAGGTGGAACTCGACGGTAGAGGTCGTGATGAACAGCCGTGAGGCGATCTCGGCGTTGGTGAGTCCTGATACCGCCAGCAGCGCCACCTGCCGTTCCTGCGGCGTGAGGTCGGATCCGGCGCCTGGGACGCGTCGGCGCGCGGTCTCGCCGGTCGCGAGCAGCTCGGTCCGAGCGCGTTCGGCGAACAGCGACGCACCCCAGGCGTCGAAGGACTCGTATGCGGACCGCAGTTGCGTCCTGGCCTCAACGCGCCGTCGGCGCCGGCGCAGCCATTCCCCGAACAGCAGACGTGACCGGGCCTGTTCCGCTGCCAGCGGAACCTTGGCGAAAAGATCAATCGACTCCTGATACCAGGCCTCTGCGTCATCCCCCTCGTCCATCAGCGCCCGGCATCGGGCCAGCATGCCCAATGCCCAAGGCGTTCCTGCCGATTGCGCGCGCTCCTCAAGCCGGGTGAGCGCGCGCGCCGCGGTATGCCGGTCGCCCGCACGCACAGCGGCTTCGACGAGAAGCGGCAGCATGAGGTTGCCCTGCGACGGCGCGTCCTCCTCGTAAGCGAGGAGCGCGTGGCGCTTCGCTTCGCCGTAACGCCCCAGGCCCAGATCGAGAATGCAGAGCGCTTGTAGCGCCAGCTGGCGAAGCATGCCCAAGCCGTAGGTGTCGGCGACGGCGTCCATCGTGGCGACGGTGGCGCGCACCTCGGCTTCGCGGCCCATCCAGGCGTATAGCAGACCTTTGTTGAGATCTCCTTGAACCGTCAGGCCGATGGCCCTGGCGTAGTCGTCCGCCTCGGCGTACAGCGCTTCGGCCGCGTTCAGCCGGCCGTTCCAGATCTGCGTGTAGGCGAAGTCGGACACGCAGAGGCTGAGGTCGTAGAGGGCCCCCTGGCTGCGATTCACGGCTGCCAGACGGCTGATGATCTCGATGTTCGCGTCGATGTCCCACACGTCGGTCGCGGCGAGGCTCACCAGGACGCAGAACGGGGTGGCCCGATCGTGCAGTTCGGGCGAGGCTCGCAGTCCTGCCAGGGCCGCCTGGATGCTCGACACGCTGCGCTCGTACCCGTGAGCCGCGCGGACGGCCAGGGCTTCGATCAGCGGGTCCGGACTCCAGGCCGGAGCGTCCGGATCGCGCGGGGCGGCGGTCACGGCGTCGGCGACCTCTGCCAGGGTCGTGCGATACATCGGGTCCCGCGCGATGACGGCGGCGTGTACGGCTTCGTAGAGCAGCTCCCACGTCATCCGGATGTCGGCGTCGCCGAGCTCTGCCACGGCGTCGAGCATCATGGCGGCGACGCGGTCGCTGCGGGTGTTGAAGAGTTCTGCCGAAGCCCGGATCCGCAGCGCGCGGGCGCGGGCCGCCGGACGGTTCAGGGCGGGCGCGGCCAGATCGAGCAGGGGTTGCACCGCGGCGTGGTCGCCGGAGGCCAGATGAGCCTCGGCCGCGGCGAGGTAGCGTCCGGCGCGCTCGGTCGGCTCGGTGGTCAGCTCGGCCGCCTTGGACAGGAACAACGCCTGCGCCGAATATCCGCCCCTGGCCCGGGCCCAGTCCGAAGCCGCGTCCAGGTCCGCGGCCGCCGCGTCGTCGGCGCCGAGCGCCGCCGCGGCCCGATGCCAGGCCCGCCGGTCCGGCATCCGGGTCGGATCAGTGGCCGTCGCGAGCGCGGCGTGGATCCGGCGCCGCTCGTCGCCGGAAGCCGCCGCGTACACCGACGACCGGATGAGCGGGTGGCGGAACCCGGGGGCGGCCGCGCGGTCCAGCACCCCGGCCTCGACGGCCGCCGCGGCGGCCCGGGCCGACAGGCCAAGCACACCCGCGGCGTGCCAGATCACCGTGGGATCGTCGGTCGGTGCCGCGGCGATGAGCAGCAAAAGGGTCCGGGTGTCCGGCGGCAGCGCGGCGACCGCCTGTTGGAAGTGCGCCTCCAGCAGCCTGCTGACCGGCAACGGGTCGGGCATCGGCACGACGCCGGCCAACTGCTCCGCGTTCAGCTGGGCGCCCAGTTCGATCAGCGCCAGCGGGTTGCCCCCGGTGCCGGCCACGATCCGGTCCGCGACCGCCGCGTCCAGGTGGCCGGGGGTGGCGAGGGCCAGCAGTTCCCTGGCGTCGGCGACGGGCAGGCCGTCGACACGTAGGGAGGTCATCGCGTCGAACAGGCCGCGGGCCTCGATGCCGGTTCTGGCAGCGAAGATCAGGCCCAGCGAGTCGGCCTGGAGCCGGCGGGCCACGAAGGCCAAGGTCTCGGCCGACTCCCGATCGAGCCAGTGCACGTCGTCGATGAGGCACAGCAACGGCAGCTCCAAGGCCACCCCGGACAGCAACGTCAAAGTCGCGAGACCGACGAGGTGCCGGTCCAGCGGCGCCGCGTCCGCGAGGCCGAACGCGGTGTTGAGCGCGTCGCGCTGCCGCGGGGGAAGCCGGTCGATCCGGTGCAGGTGCGGACGTAGCAGCCGGTGTAACGCGCCGTATCCCAAGGGCTGCTCGGCTTCGACCCCCACCAGCCTCGTCAGCTCGACTTGCGCGGCCCGGGCCTGTGCCGCCGCGTAATCGAGCAGCCGGGTCTTGCCGATCCCGGCCTCCCCGACGAAGACCAAGGCGCCGCCGAGCCCGTCCCGCATCGCTTCGAGCAGCCCTGCGATCGCCTCGCGTTCGGCGAAGCGGCCGAGCAGCGGATCCGCCGTTGCCTCCCGAGCCCCGCGCCACTCCATGGCATAACCCCTGTCATCGCCGCCCTGACCTGGTCAGAACGCTAGTGCGCGGGGCCGGTGCCTTCGAGCGTCAGATGACGGTGGGCTAACGCAATGCGCCGACCACCTTGTGCAGTTCGGCGCGGGAGACGACGCCGAGTTTCGGGAAGATCCGGTGCAGGTGCGAGCTGACGGTCCGGTGCGAGAGGTAGAGCCGCTGGCCGATCTCGCGGTTGGTCAGACCTTCGGCGGCCAGTTGGACGATCTGCAGTTCGTGCGCGGTCAGCTGGTCGCGGGCATCGGGATCGCGGCCGCGGCTGGTCTCGCCTGCGGCTCGCAGTTCCCTGCGAGCCTTCTCGCCCCAGGGGATCGCACCGAGCGCATCGAACATGTCGCGGGCGGCGCGCAGATGGTCCCGCGACTCGACGCTGCGACGGCGTCGGCGCAACCACTCCCCGAAGGCCAGGTGTGTACGAGCTCTGATGAGCGGCAGGGCGGTGAGGTCGGCGTTCAGTGCTTCCTGGAACAGCGGCTCCGCAGCGTCATCGGCCGCAACCAGGGCTCGGGCCAGGCGCAGGTCGGCGTGCAGCACCGGCGCCGGCGTCACCTCGGCAACCTCCTCGAGCTGCGCGATCACCGGCAGCACCGCCGCCGCGCGTCCGCAGTGCGTCGCGGCGTCGACCAGATCGCCGAGAGTCGTGAGCCGCAACGCGATCTGGAACGCCGGATCCGCCGGGTCGTGCAGCCGCCGGAAGTGGCCGTAGGCCTCCTCGAACCGGCCCTGGCCCAGCGCGGCCAGCCCGCGCGCCATCGCCGCCGTCGCCAATACCGGTCGTGCGCCGACGGGCAGGCCGATCTCCTCGGCCGCCTCGGCCAGCGCCAGGGCTTCGCCCTCCTGGCCGCGCAGCGCCGCGAGTTTCGCGGCGGTGGCCGTCATCAGGCCGTACATCATGATCTGACCGGTCTCCCGGGCCAGCCGCCGGGACTCCTCGGTCGCCGCGATCGCCGCGCCGAGGTCCCCCACGACCAAAGCGCTCCAGGCGTCCGCGCCGACGGTCCGGGCCAGCAGCCCCAGCCGCCCCTGGGCCCGCAGCCCCGCGCCGCCCGCCGCCGAAAAGGCCCGGGCCAGGCCGAAACCGCCGGCCAACAGGGCCGCCGTGCTCAGCATCCGGTAGGCGCGGCCGTCGTCGCCTTCGATCCGGGCGACGTCCCGGGCCCGGTCAAGGACGTACCCGCCGCGCTCGATCGGCGCGGCATAGGCGCAGACGGCCAGGCGCCACGGGTCGACCTCGTCCGGCACGATGCGCTCGACGGCTGCCAGGATCTGGCCGCGCGCCTGCGGACCGGGATCGGACCAGAAGCAGAGCTGGGCCGCGCTCCACAGGATCCGCAGCGCGAGCGCCGGATCCTCGAGGGCTATCTCCTCGGCGAGGGCGGTGAGCGAGAGAGCGCCGGAGGAATGGCTGTAGAGCCCTTCGTCGGCCCCGCCGCGCAGCCAGAAGACCCGGGCGTGCTGCTGGCGGGAGAGCCGCCCGGTCAGCGCCGTGTCCAGGAGACGGTTCACGGTCTCGGCCCGGCCGAGCTCGGCGGCGTACTCGGCGGCCAGCAGCAGGCGCTCGCCTCGCCGGCTTTCGTCCTCGCTGAGCGCGGCGGCCTGTTCCAGCGCCGTCAGCGCCGCCGCGACGCCACCCCGTCGGGCCGCGCGTCGCGCCGCGTCCTGGAGCGCGGTGGCGACGGATTCGTCCGGATCGCCCGTCGCGGCCGCGCGGTGCCGGACCTGACGGTCGGGCTGGTCCTCGAGCGCCGAGGCGAGCGCCGCGTGCGCGGCGCGCCGGACCTGGGCCGACATCGACTGCTGAATCGCCGACCGCATCAGCGGGTGCCCGAAGCGCAGCTCGGTGCCGACGACCTCGACCAGGCGAGCCTGCACGGCCGGGTCCAGATCCGCCGAGCCGACGGCCGATCCGGTGAACGCGCGAGCCGCGCGGTAAAGCTCCGGCAGCGACAGACCGTCGTCGAGTGCTGCGATACGGAGCAGGCTGCGCGTGGCCTCCGGCAGGTGTCCGAGGCGGCCGGTGAAGGCACGTTCAAGCCGCTCGGTGAGCGGGATCTCGGCGAGATGGGGATCGGCCGAGGCACCGAGCGTGCGCGAAAGCTCGGTCAGCGCCAACGGATTCCCGGCCGCGGCGGCCAGCAGCCGTCGGTGCGCACTCGGGCGCAGATGCGGGACCCGGTCCGCGAGCAGAGCCGTCGCCTCGTCGTCGGACAGCGGCTCGAGCTGAAGCATGGTCAGCTCGTCGGGATTCAGGCGCGACCGGTACCCGTCGCGCGCGGCTCCCACGATGACCACCGGTTCGGTGGCCACACGCCTGGCGAGAAACGCGAGGATGCCGACGGTCGCGTCGTCGAGCCACTGGAGGTCGTCCGCGATGACCAGCACCGGGGCTACGGCCGCGGCGTCCGCGATGAGGTCGAGAGCCGCCAGGCCGACCAGGAAGAGGTCCGCGATATCGGCGTCGGCGCGTCCCAGCGCGGCGTCCAACGCCTGCCGGTGCGGCGCCGCCAGGTCGGCCATCCCGGCGGCCAACGGACGCAGCAGCATCTGCAGGCCGGCGTAGGGGATGTCGCTCTCGGCCTCGACGCCGCCGGTGCGCAACACCCGGTACCCGGAGACTTCGGCGAGGACGGCCGCTTCGGCCAGCAGAGCCGTCTTCCCGATCCCGGCCATCCCGCGGACCAGGACCGCGCTGCCCCGGCTCGGCGACTCGGACAGAAGACGGGCCAGAAGATCCAGGTGCCCTTGCCGGCCGACGAGATCCACTGTCCTCCTTCAGCCGGGTCCTCGCCGGCGTGCGCCCACGGCTCAGCGTACTGTGCCGCGCAGAACGGCGGCGAAGGACGCGAGCAAACGCCCTCTGATAGCGTGGGGCTGCAGCCAAGCGGCCGGACCGCACGCCGCGCGCGTCGCCTGCGTCGCTTGGGAACGGACGAGGACGAGGACACAAGCTCGTGAGGGCAGCGGCCGTGCCGATCACCATCACCATCAGTCCGAACGCATGCGGGGACGCGGGCGGCGCGTCGTCCGGCGACTCCCGGCACCGACGATGATCGGGCGAATAGCTTCGTGGTCGGTCGCGGGCCTGATGGCCGGCGGGCTCGCGAGCATGGTCGTCGGGTGCGTGTGGGCGTTCTCGGGAACCACCCCCGTCGACCGGGAGCCTGCCGCCGACTCCAGCTCCACTCCCCTCATCAGCGCCACCGCCACGATCCAGCCGCCGGCCGCGGCGAGCCCGCAGACGGGCTTCTCGGTGCAGGAGCTGGGTTCCGCCTCTCCGGGAACGGCTTCGCAGTCGCCGGCAACAGAATCGGAACTGCTCGCCGACTGGGCCGGCAGGGTCTCCGCAGCTACCGGGATCCCCGCGCGCGCCGTTCAGGGCTACGGATACGCGGAACTCGTGCTGCACAGCGAGAACCCGGACTGTCACCTCG
This genomic window from Actinospica robiniae DSM 44927 contains:
- a CDS encoding LuxR C-terminal-related transcriptional regulator produces the protein MEWRGAREATADPLLGRFAEREAIAGLLEAMRDGLGGALVFVGEAGIGKTRLLDYAAAQARAAQVELTRLVGVEAEQPLGYGALHRLLRPHLHRIDRLPPRQRDALNTAFGLADAAPLDRHLVGLATLTLLSGVALELPLLCLIDDVHWLDRESAETLAFVARRLQADSLGLIFAARTGIEARGLFDAMTSLRVDGLPVADARELLALATPGHLDAAVADRIVAGTGGNPLALIELGAQLNAEQLAGVVPMPDPLPVSRLLEAHFQQAVAALPPDTRTLLLLIAAAPTDDPTVIWHAAGVLGLSARAAAAAVEAGVLDRAAAPGFRHPLIRSSVYAAASGDERRRIHAALATATDPTRMPDRRAWHRAAAALGADDAAAADLDAASDWARARGGYSAQALFLSKAAELTTEPTERAGRYLAAAEAHLASGDHAAVQPLLDLAAPALNRPAARARALRIRASAELFNTRSDRVAAMMLDAVAELGDADIRMTWELLYEAVHAAVIARDPMYRTTLAEVADAVTAAPRDPDAPAWSPDPLIEALAVRAAHGYERSVSSIQAALAGLRASPELHDRATPFCVLVSLAATDVWDIDANIEIISRLAAVNRSQGALYDLSLCVSDFAYTQIWNGRLNAAEALYAEADDYARAIGLTVQGDLNKGLLYAWMGREAEVRATVATMDAVADTYGLGMLRQLALQALCILDLGLGRYGEAKRHALLAYEEDAPSQGNLMLPLLVEAAVRAGDRHTAARALTRLEERAQSAGTPWALGMLARCRALMDEGDDAEAWYQESIDLFAKVPLAAEQARSRLLFGEWLRRRRRRVEARTQLRSAYESFDAWGASLFAERARTELLATGETARRRVPGAGSDLTPQERQVALLAVSGLTNAEIASRLFITTSTVEFHLNKVFRKLGITSRRRIAAALEAVDGPAPSA
- a CDS encoding ATP-binding protein, which encodes MDLVGRQGHLDLLARLLSESPSRGSAVLVRGMAGIGKTALLAEAAVLAEVSGYRVLRTGGVEAESDIPYAGLQMLLRPLAAGMADLAAPHRQALDAALGRADADIADLFLVGLAALDLIADAAAVAPVLVIADDLQWLDDATVGILAFLARRVATEPVVIVGAARDGYRSRLNPDELTMLQLEPLSDDEATALLADRVPHLRPSAHRRLLAAAAGNPLALTELSRTLGASADPHLAEIPLTERLERAFTGRLGHLPEATRSLLRIAALDDGLSLPELYRAARAFTGSAVGSADLDPAVQARLVEVVGTELRFGHPLMRSAIQQSMSAQVRRAAHAALASALEDQPDRQVRHRAAATGDPDESVATALQDAARRAARRGGVAAALTALEQAAALSEDESRRGERLLLAAEYAAELGRAETVNRLLDTALTGRLSRQQHARVFWLRGGADEGLYSHSSGALSLTALAEEIALEDPALALRILWSAAQLCFWSDPGPQARGQILAAVERIVPDEVDPWRLAVCAYAAPIERGGYVLDRARDVARIEGDDGRAYRMLSTAALLAGGFGLARAFSAAGGAGLRAQGRLGLLARTVGADAWSALVVGDLGAAIAATEESRRLARETGQIMMYGLMTATAAKLAALRGQEGEALALAEAAEEIGLPVGARPVLATAAMARGLAALGQGRFEEAYGHFRRLHDPADPAFQIALRLTTLGDLVDAATHCGRAAAVLPVIAQLEEVAEVTPAPVLHADLRLARALVAADDAAEPLFQEALNADLTALPLIRARTHLAFGEWLRRRRRSVESRDHLRAARDMFDALGAIPWGEKARRELRAAGETSRGRDPDARDQLTAHELQIVQLAAEGLTNREIGQRLYLSHRTVSSHLHRIFPKLGVVSRAELHKVVGALR